The genomic DNA ACGTACAAAATTTTTCAATTCAATTGGAGAAAGACCAAACCATAGTTACTTAGGTAAAATGACGTGGGGATCTTTAAAAATATCCGGCGGTGCTAGTCAGGTGACTATAGGAACCGGTTTATGTCTGACTATAGCCGGCTGTGTTTTAAGCTGGTCATTAATAATAAACGGGGGAATAACTATAGTTGATGGAGCAAGAGATTTTACAAGCGGAGTGGCAACTTTTTTCTCTGATGAAAATATAGACACCCAAAAAGTTATGTTAGATAATACAGTAGGGAAAGTATTTACCCCGGAAACCGCAGATTCAGCAAATAATTTTATAGATAACACATATAAAGTAAACGGATATGTAAGTATGATATTAACACCTGTTAAAGTACAATATAATGTAGCCCTTTCAGAATCAATTGCACCAGGAGCCCAAAATGTAATAAATAAAACAGGATATGCAAGAATAGTTAACAATGCTGCAGCACAACAAAATTGGGGGCAATATGATAAATTAATTAGTAATGCACCAAAACCTGAGATAATAGGAAGTGATTTATCTTATTTAACGCTTACTGGTATTGCAGAAGATCAGGTAAATACTTTCATGGAGTCCAGTACTAAAACAATGGAGACTCTAACATCTCAAGAGAGATTTGATCTTGTGCTGCAAAGAGAGAATGACTGGTATATTAATATAATATCGGGAAATTAGGTGAAGTATGATAAAAGCTGATTTAGCGAATTTTGACCAAAAAAAGTATCATGTAGAATATAAAAAACTTACAAAAATATATGAAGAAAAGGTGATTGATAAACGAGCTACAATTTGTACAGTAAAAAAGCTGGGAAGAGTAAATTCAGAACTTTTTGATATTGGTGTATATGAACAAAATTTAAGAATAGATTCATATGATAATTTTCAGAGAAAAATCGAAGAATCATTGCTGGATATTTTATTTTTAAGGATTGATAAAAATTTTAATTTATATAAAGTATTGAATAAAGATTTGATATATAAAAAATTGAAAATTATAAAAGAAATGTCTGAAAATATTGATTTTTTAGAAATGGATTTTAGTATTTTAAAAATTGAAAAAATATTGGAAAATGATGATTATTTAAATTTTGTAATAAGAAAATATAAGTTTTATGATTGTTTCTTTAGTGAAATTTATACTGGATTTTACAAAAATCTA from Sebaldella termitidis ATCC 33386 includes the following:
- a CDS encoding DUF4280 domain-containing protein, which translates into the protein MLIENINNRYKIMFSPDADIQYYSSIKPKEKEKYTKIELPTDESYTLVCDGAGITCSNHITIASSPTNYYSPNSPMTEMPLTYTGFILQVLKPQARFMGLEPMASELDHYPENFILANKSIKCKKTGEKCKIKPQVWKNTSNKIYFNGYAALVTEKSTIKCLEDESAEIIIITNGQDISSAEVLRTKFFNSIGERPNHSYLGKMTWGSLKISGGASQVTIGTGLCLTIAGCVLSWSLIINGGITIVDGARDFTSGVATFFSDENIDTQKVMLDNTVGKVFTPETADSANNFIDNTYKVNGYVSMILTPVKVQYNVALSESIAPGAQNVINKTGYARIVNNAAAQQNWGQYDKLISNAPKPEIIGSDLSYLTLTGIAEDQVNTFMESSTKTMETLTSQERFDLVLQRENDWYINIISGN